A section of the Hemibagrus wyckioides isolate EC202008001 linkage group LG04, SWU_Hwy_1.0, whole genome shotgun sequence genome encodes:
- the tmem91 gene encoding transmembrane protein 91 — MDSLDELEHPLLDDSPTHSSRTGNSGLFKGIFVRCEEEKRPPSLAWRSYSGPTDVSQQQLLDPCSLPSTLESFYTPSAPLWGPADSLGLHSKEYLETTFMDIGPGSPLERKLLAVSRDVHSVSYSMEDEDDLLPDFEDSSSDDFTDTESESNFPLMIPQDHLGLAFFSMLCCFWPLGIAAFYLSQKTNKAWAQGDFQAASKASRHTLWLSIVSIIFGIITYICAVAALISYLSGKPP; from the exons ATGGACAGCCTGGATGAATTGGAGCACCCGCTTTTGGATGACAGCCCCACACACTCATCCAGAACGGGCAACAGCGGCCTCTTCAAGGGCATTTTTGTAAGATGCGAAGAGGAAAAGAGACCCCCCTCTCTAGCATGGAGGAGCTATTCCGGTCCTACAGATGTATCTCAGCAGCAGCTGCTGGATCCGTGTTCACTCCCCAGCACACTCGAATCCTTCTACACTCCTTCTGCTCCTCTGTGGGGCCCTGCAGACTCCCTGGGCCTCCACAGCAAGGAGTATCTGGAAACCACGTTCATGGACATCGGCCCTGGATCTCCTCTGGAGCGGAAGCTGCTGGCAGTGAGCAGAGACGTCCACAGCGTGTCCTACAGCATGGAGGATGAAGACGACCTGCTGCCAGACTTTGAG GATTCCTCGAGTGACGACTTCACTGACACAGAAAGCGAAAGCAACTTCCCTCTTATGATCCCACAGGATCACCTTGGTCTGGCCTTCTTCTCCATGCTCTGCTGCTTCTGGCCTTTAGGCATCGCTGCCTTTTATTTGTCTCAGAAG ACAAACAAAGCATGGGCGCAGGGTGACTTCCAGGCAGCGAGCAAGGCGTCTCGTCACACTCTGTGGCTCTCCATCGTCTCCATCATCTTCGGCATCATCACCTACATCTGCGCCGTCGCCGCTCTCATCTCCTACCTGTCCGGGAAGCCGCCTTAA